Genomic window (Streptosporangium brasiliense):
GGAGGTGGCCGAGGAGGTCGTCCGCACGGCACGGATCATGAGCAAGCCCATGCTGGGCTGGCGGATGCTCGCCCTGCTGTCGGGGGTCTGCGAGACAGTCGAGACGCTCGTGCCCGGACGGGCGGCGGCGCTGCGCGCCCACATCGAGGAGGCCGGGGCCGCGATGACCGTGGACAGCCCGGTCGCCGAGGCCTACCGGCTCTGCCTCAACCGCGACCACGACGCCGCGGCCACCGCCTGGGAGCGGCTGGGCCGCCCCTTCCCGCGTGCCAAGTCGCTGCTCCACGCGGGGCGGGCCGCGGCCGCCACGGGCGACCGCGAGGGCGCCGCCGTACGGCTGCGCACGGCCCACCCGATCGCCCTCGCGCTGTCGGCCCGGCCCCTGGTCGCGGAGATCGAGTCCCTGGCCCGCCGGGTCGGGGTGGCGTTGACGCCGGAGGCGGTCCCGGACCCCGACCCGCTGCTGACCCCGCGCGAGCAGGAGGTGCTCCGGCTGGTCGCCCAGGGGCGGTCCAACCGCGACATCGCCGCCGAGCTGTTCATCTCGGCCAAGACGGTGAGCGTCCATGTCTCCAACATCCTGGGCAAGCTCGGCGTCTCCACCCGCGGTGAGGCCGCCGCGGCCGCCCACCGCCTCGCCCTGATCGGCTGACCTGCTGCATCATTGGATCGGTCGGGACCGGCGAGAGGGGACGTGCGTGCGCAGCGAGGACGGCATCACCGTCGGCATGGCCCCGCCCCCTTCCGAGGCGGCGGGAGTGCGTGGCGCGATCGCCGCCAACCTGCGCCGTACCCGCCTGGCCCGGGGCCTCAGCGTCCGCGAGCTGGCCGAGCTGACCGGGGTGAGCAAAGCCCTCATCTCCCAGGTCGAGCGGGGCGTCGCCAACCCGACGGTCGAGGTGCTGTCCCGGCTGGCGACCTCCCTAGAGCTGACCTTCGGCGAGCTGACCCGGATCCACCTGGTGGGGCCCGAGGTGATCCGCAGGAGCGAGAGCGTCCCCCTGCCGGTCGGCGACACCGCCGTCCGCACCCTGTTCGCCGCTCCCGACCGGCGCCGCTTCGAGCTGGCCGAGGGCGACATCCCGGCGCGCACCCGCAGCGCGAAGAGCTCGCACGGCCGGGGCTCGGTGGAGCACGCCTACGTCGTCGAGGGCGAGGTGACCGTCGAGACCGAGGAGTGGTCGGTGACCCTCACCGCGGGCGACGCCCTCCGGTTCGCCTCCGAGTCCGACCACGTCTACACCACCGGCGCCGCCCCCTGCCGGATCCTGACGCTGATCTCCTTCTCCGAGGACTGACACCCCGTACCGCTCGACGCGACGCGACGAGTACGGCGAGCGGCCTGGGCGGGTGAGGACCGCGTTCTCCGAGACGGCATCCGAGCTGCGGCCATCGCCGCCGAGCGCGCACAGCCGTACTGGCCCTGACCGTCCCGTCGACCGGATCGGGGACATACTCCAGATATGTCGCCGGCGGTCGTTAAAGTGCCCGCGTGATCGCGAATGACGACCCCTCGTATGTCATGTCCTTCAAGGACACCGCCGGTCCTGTGGACGAGTTCGTGACCAGGATGGGCGGCGGTCCCGACTGGGTCGGGGAGGCGCAGTGGCCTCTCTGCTCCAGGTGGGACAACCCGATGGCGTTCGTCGGGCAGTTCCGGCTGCCGGGTGACGAGCTTCACATGGCCTACCTGTTCATGTGCGGCGACTGCGAAGAGACGTGGGAGCCTGAGGTGGGCAAGAACGCGTTGATCATCCAGCCCGGCCGGATCCCGTCGTTCATCACGACGGTTGTTCCCTCTTGGGATCCGTCGCCGGGCGGCGGAGTGCCAGTCGACCTGGAACCTGCCTGTCCTGGCGACCTGGACGGCTACGAGTCCAGGATGTACGGATCACCGGCCTGGCTGCAGGGTGAGGAGTATCCACCGGGTGGCCCCTGGTCGTTCCTCTTCCAGTTGGACTCATGCAGCGAGTGGTGCCCTCTGGACTTCGGTGACGCCGGCGTGGGTTACGGGTTCATCAGCGGCGACGGACAGGAAGGCCGCTTCCTGTGGCAGTGCGCCTGAGAGGCCGCCGGGAGCCGTCGGGTCCGTCAGGCCAGCCAGCCGCCGGAGCCGTCGGGGACGCTCGCCAGGAGCGCCCGTGTGTAGGGGTGGGCGGGTGCGTCGAGCACCTGTCCCGCCGGGCCGGCCTCCACGCACTCACCGGCCTCCAGCACGTAGAGCCGGTCGGCGATCTGCCGAACCACGGCGAGGTCGTGGGTGATGAACAGCATCGCCATGGACAGCCGCTCCCGCAGCTCGGCCAGGAGGCCGAGGATCTGCGCCTGCACCGAGACGTCCAGCGCCGACACCGGCTCGTCGCAGATCAGCAGGCGGGGCTCGCCCGCCACGGCGCGGGCTATCGCCACCCGCTGCCGCTCGCCTCCGGACAGGCCGGCCGGGCGCATCCCGGCCATGTCCCGGCCCAGGCCCACCGATTCCAGCAGCCGGGCGACGTCGCCCGGCGCGGCGGGACGGCCGTCGGCCCGGAGCGCCTCCGCCAGGGCCGCGCCGACGGTCCGGGCGGGATTGAGCGTCGAGTAAGGGTCCTGAAAGATCATCTGAGCCGTGCGGCGGGCCTGGCGCACGGCGCCGCGGCCCATCCGGCCGTAGTCGGAGCAGTCGGCGCCGCCGAGCAGGATCGTGCCGGAGTCCGGGCGCTCCAGCCCGGCCACGCACCGGGCCAGCGTGGTCTTGCCCGACCCCGACTCGCCGACCACGCCGACGACCTCGCCCGGCGCGACCGACAGGCTCACCCCGGCCAGCGCGGGCCGCCGCGCTCCGGCGAACGTCCTGCGCAGGTCGCGCACCCGCAGCACCGGGTCGGCGGTGACGGGGAGCGGGGGCGCGACACCGGGCTCGGGCGCGGGCGGCGCGGGGAGCTCGGCGGCCCGCAGGCACGCCGACAGCCGCGCGTCCCGTACGGCGGACAGACCGGCCTCACCCGGTACGGCGGGCAGACCGGCGGACGGGCCGGCCTCACCCGGTACGGCGGATGCGTAGGGACCGTGCCCTACGACGCGCAGCGCGGGCGCGCCGGCGCGGCACTCGGCCACCACAAGGGCGCACCGGTCGGCGAAGGCGCACCGGCCGCGCACGGCGTCGTGGGCCGGGACGGAGCCGGCGACGGCGGGGATGACGGCGAGCCGCCGGTCCGCGGGCGGCTCGGCCGCCAGCAGAGCCCGGGTGTAGGGGTGGAGCTGTTCCTCCCGTACGGCCGCCGCCCCGCCGACCTCCATGATCCGGCCCGCGTACATCACCATGACCCGGTCGCAGGTGGAGAAGGCCAGGCGCAGGTCGTGGGTGATGAGCACGAACGCCATGTCCCGCTCGCGCTGGACACGCCGGACGAGGGCGAGCACCTCGCGCTGGGTGGTGGCGTCGAGCGCGGTCGTCGGCTCGTCGGCCAGCAGCACCCGCGGCCCGCCGGCGAGCGCGGCGGCCAGCCCGACGCGCTGCCGCATGCCGCCGGAGAGCTGGAAGGGGTAGCGCCCGGCCACGTCGGCGGGCAGGCCGACCTCCGCCAGCAGCCGGGGCACCTCGGCCGCCGCGTCGGCCCCGCGCGGCAGCCCGTCGGCGATCTGCCGCCCGGCCCTGCGCAACGGGTTGAGCAGGGTGAACGGATCCTGCATGAGGAGGGAGACCACGCCACCGCGCTGCCGCGCCCGGGTACGCGGGTCGTCGTCCACCCGCTCACCCGCGATGCGCACCTTCCCGGCGGCCTCCAGCCCGCGGGGCAGCAGGCCGAGCACCGCCCGGACCGTGAGCGACTTGCCCGAGCCGGACTCCCCCACGATCGCGACGGACTCTCCCGGCGCGACCTCGAAGGAGACCTCCGACAGGAGGGTCCGCCCGGTGGCGGGCTGGCGCACGGTGAGCCCCTCGACCGCGATCCCGGCCCCGGACCGTCCGCCGCCCCGGCCCCCGGACTCACCGGGTCCGGATTGCCCGCCCTCCCGGCTCCCGGACCCGGCCGCCCTGGGCCGCCCGCCGCTCCGGACCGCCGGCCCGCCCGCCTGCGACGGCCCGGCCGCCCCGGACTCGCGCTCTCCCATGTCAGCGTGCCCTTCCGCGCCGGTCGACGCGTTCGTACAGCCAGTCGCCCACGATGTTGAGCGCGGCGGCCGTGGCGATGATGGCGAGCCCCGGAGCGATCACCGCCCAGGGGTTGGCGAGGAGCTGGGTGCGGTTGTCCGACAGCGTGCGCCCCCAGTCGGGCGAGCCGGCCGGCACCCCGAGGCCGAGGAAGGACAGCGAGGCCAGCGAGACCAGCGCGTAGGCGAAGTTGAGGAAGGCGTTGGCCAGCGCCACCGGGGCGATGTTCGGCCAGACGTGCCTCGTCATGATCCGCCAGGCGGAGAGGTTCTTCAACCGCGCCGCCTCCACGTAGGGCCGGTGCCGCTGCTCCAGGACGGCCCCGCGCACCACGCGCGTGTCGGTGGGCGCGAACAGCACCACCAGCACCGCGATCGCCAGGCCGTATCCGCCGCCCAGGACCCCGGCGACGACGATCGCCACGAGCAGGGCCGGCAGGGAGAACATCAGGTCCGCCCAGCGCATGGCCAGCGCGTCGACCCAGCCGCCGAGGTATCCGGCGGGCAGCCCCACGAGGTTACCGATGAGCATCGACCCCACGGCGACGCACAGCGCCCCCGGCACGGCGGTGCGGGCCCCGGCGACCAGCAGTTGCAGCACGTCGCGGCCGAGGTCGTCGGTGCCCAGCGGGTGGCCTGGCCCGGGGCCGGCGATGCCCAGCATCAGGTCCTGGCCGGTGGCGTCGGGCACCAGCCAGGGGGCGGACACGGCCGCGACCGCGACCGCGAGGAGGACGGCGAACGCGGCGGCCACGCTCACCGGCAGACGGGTCACGACGCCCTCCCGCCGAGCCGGACACGCGGGTCCACGGCCGAGTAGCCGACGTCGACCAGGAGGTTGACGGCGGCGATGAGCAGGGTGAGCAGCAGCGCGAGCGCCTGGACGACCGGTACGTCCTTGAAGGTGACCGAGTCGACGAGCAGGGAGCCGAGACCCGGCAGCGCGAAGGTCACCTCCACCAGCACGGTCCCGGCCAGCATGCCGGTCACGATGAGCCCCGCCGCGGTGAGGATCGGCACCAGCGAGTTGCGCAGCGCGTAGCCGAGGACGGCGGCGCCGCCGAGGCCGCGTGCCCGCGCGAAGACCACGTAGTCCTGCTCCAGCTCCCGGATGAGCGCGGCCCGGCTGAAGCGGACGAGCATGCCCACCGCGCCGCCGGCCAGCGCGGCGGCGGGCAGCGTGAGGTGCAGGACCTGGTCGGCGAAGCCCTCGCCGGTGCCGTAGACGGGGAACCAGCCCAGCCAGGCCGCGAACACCACCAGGAGCAGGAGCCCGACGGCGAACGGCGGGGCGCTCAGCCCCACCACCCCGGCGGTGACGACGAGCCGGTCCGTGGCACGGCCCCGGCGCAGGGCCCCGACCACACCCAGCGGGATGCCGGCGAGCACCGCCAGCAGCGTGCCGTACCCGGTCAGCGCCAGGGTGAGCGGGAGCCGCTGCCCGAGCGTGTCGGCGACCGGCGTCCCGGTCCTGATGGAGGTGCCGAGGTCCCCCCGGACGGCGCCGCCGAGCCAGCTCAGGTACTGCACCGGCAGCGGGTCGTTCAGGTGGTAGCGGGCCTGGATGGCGGCGATCGTCTCCGGCGTGGCGGGACGGGTGCCGAGGAGGGTCTGCTGGACCGACCCCGGGGCGAGGTAGAGCAGGCCGAACACGCCGACCGACAGCAGCGCGACGACCACGGCGGTGCCCGCGAGCCTGCGCAGCAGGAACGCGCCCCAACTCCGCCCCGTCATCACAGCACCCCGTTCCCCGCCAGCCAGGCGACCACGCGCTCCGCCGCGTCCCGGCGGTGCTCCGGCTCGGTCAGTTCGTGGCCCTCCCGAGGGTAGACGACCAGCTCGGTCCGGACTCCGGCCGCCGACCAGGCACGATAGAGCTGCTCGGCCTGGCCGACCGGGGTCGTGCGGTCCTCGGCGCCGTGCAGGATCAGCGTCGGGGTGGTGACCTTCGCGGCGTGGCAGACCGGCGAGCGGGCGGCGAGGAACTCCCTGCCCTCGGACGTGGCGACGTCGGCCCCCCGGTGGTACAGCGGGTCGTAGCCGCCGGCGAGATTGCTGGCGGTGGCGAAGCTGAGCCAGTCGGCGACCCCCGACATCACCACCGCCGCCCGGAACCGGCCGGTGCGGGTCACCGCCCACGCGCTGAGATAGCCGCCGTAGCTGAGCCCGAGGACGGCCATCCGCCCGGGATCGGCCACGCCCGCCGCGACGAGGTGGTCCACGCCGGCGAGGACGTCGTCCAGATCCTGCTCCCCGACGTGCCCGATGACGCGGCGCGCGTAGTCCTGGCCGCGCCCGCTGCTGCCCCGGGGATTGGGCAGCAGTACGGCGGCGCCCGCGTGCACGAGCGGCAGCGCGAGCTGCCCGGACTCGGCCGGCGCGAAGGCGCTGGACCACAGCCAGGTCGGCCCGCCGTGCGCGATGACGACGAGCGGCGACGGCGCCCGCCGCGCTCCACGCCCGTCCGGTCCGTCCGGACCGGAGCGGTCCGGGCGATCCCGGTGGTACGGATGGTCTGGGTGGTCCGGGTGGTCCGGGCCGGTGGAACCGTCCGGGCCGGAGCGGGCCGGGGCAGCCTGGCCGTACGTCTCGGGCCTGCGCCGGGTCAGCAGGAGGCCGTGGACGGCGAGCCCGTCGGGGCCGGTCCACGCCACCTCCTCCTGGTGGACGGCGAGCCCGGCCAGGGCGTCGTTGAGGGCGGTGACCCGCCGCCAGCCGCCCCCCGTCACCTCCGCGACCGCGATCTCCGGGGGCCGTTCCGCCGTCTCCCAGACCGCGGCGGCCAGCGTGCCGGCGCGGTCCACCGACAGCGACGGCTGCCCGTCCCGGCCGCCCAGGGTCCCCCAGGCCGTCCACCGGGTCAGCGTGCGGCCGTCGGCGGTCAGCGTGCCGCCGTGCGTCCCGGTGCCCGACCAGCCGGTGAACCACAGGGTGTGCCCGTCCAGCCAGCCGAGATCGGTGACGTCGTCGACGGCGGCCAGCCTCGTCGTCTCGCCGGTGGCCAGGTCGATGTGGATGATCCGCCCGGAGACGATGGACAGCCCTTCGACCACGACGGCGGCGCGCCCGCCGGGTGCCAGCCGTGGGCGGCTGAGCTGCCAGGAGGTGCGCAGGAGGGTCCGGGTCCCACCGGTCTCGGGATCGATGAGGTCGAGCCTGGGCCGATAGTAGCCGGCGGGCGTCTCGTCGTCCGAGGTGACGGCGAGCGCGACGCCGCCCCGCCAGTCGGCCTCCCACACGGTCACCCCCTTGAGCGGGATCGGCCGCAGGCACGGGTCGCCGACCTCGGCCCAGGCCAGCCGGCGCAGCCGCCCGCCCGGGGTGCGGACGTAGGGGTCGGAGGGGTCGTGGACCCGGAGCCCGAGGTGGCTGCCGTCGCGCTCGCTGCCGGGGTCCGCGGTCCGCACCAGGACGGTCCCGTCGTCGTCCGCGACCAGGTCCTCGATCTCCCCGTCCGCCCGGACGCGCCAGGCGGGGGCGAGGTCGTCTCCGGCCCGGACCTCGACGTGGTCGAGGTCCGGCCCCTCTCCGGCGGCGAGCAGCAGCCGCCCGTCCGGCAGCCAGCGCGTCAGCGCGTGCCACCGCCGCGGCGCCTCGGGCACCGGGACCGGCACCCCTCCGGCCGCGAGGTCGAGCACGTGCGCGACGGGCTCCGCGCCCGCGAGCGGCAGGACGCAGGCGACGCGACCGCCCGCCGGGTCCAGTGCCACGCTCTCGGGCACGCGAAGATCGGCCAGCGCCGCGTGCGCCTCCAGCAGCGCCACCCGCGTCTCCGCCGCCCGGACTTCCGGCGCCTGGGCTTCCGACACCCGCGCTCCCGGTACCTGTGCTCCCGGCGCCTGCGCTCGCGAGGGCGCCTGCGCACCCGGCGGCGCCTGGTACGCCTCCGGCGCCGCCGGTGTCTCCGGCCCGGTCATGAGCGGGCGGAGAGCTTGGCGGCCCAGGGGCCGACGAAGAAGTAGGGCCCGAACTCTCCGGTGCCGACGCCCGGACCGAACGCGGTCGCCGCCTCCCCCCACCACAGCGGCTGGTAGGGGACGTCGGCGGCGGCCTTGACCAGCGCCTCGCCGAGGAGCTTGCCCCGGGCCGCCTCCTCGACGGCCTCCTTGGCCCGGTCGAGCAGGCCGGTCACCTCGGGGTTGTCGTATTCGGCGATGTTGGAGCCGTTCTCGCCGGCGTAGGCGCTGTTGAGGAGCTGCTGGACGTATTCCGACGGGTCGCCCGTCGTCGCGAAGTACCATCCCAGGTAGATGCCGGAGGCGTGCTTGCCGAGCTCGGCGATCCACTGCTCCAGCGGGACCTCCTTGACCTCCAGGGTGATCCCGATGGTCTTGAGGTTCTGCGCGAGGGTGAGCGCGGCCCTGCCGAGCTGCGGCCCGCTGCCGGGATAGGTCAGCACGTCGCTGAAGCCGCCCGGGACCGACGACCGGGCCAGCTCGGCACGTGCCTGGGCGAGGTCGAAGCCGTACTGCGGGATGCTCTCGTACAGGCTCTTGACCTCGGCCTCGCCGAGCACGCCACCCCACTGGGCGGGGTCGGGGACGGTGGCGGCGACCTGGCCGTGGCCGCGCAGGACGCTGCGCACGATGCCCTCCCGGTCGACCGCGTGGGCGACCGCCCGGCGGACGTGGACGTCGTTCCACGGCTTCTTGGCGGTGTTGAAGGCGAGCGTGACCAGGGAGCGGTCGCTGGCCGTCTTCAGCTCGACGCCGGGCACCGCCTTCCACTGGTCGATCTGCTCGGCGGGCACGTTCAGCGCGACGTCGACCGAGCCGCCCCGCATGGCGAGCAGCCGGGTGGACTCCTCGGGGATGAAGTCCAGCCTGATCTGGCGGTACGGCGCCTTGCCGCCCCACCAGGCGTCGTTGCGCTCCAGCGTCACGTGCGAGTCGGGCGCGAACTCGGTCACCTTGTACGGCCCGGTCCCGAGGATCTTCCCGGTGGGGGTGCCGATGTCCTGGCCGGTGGCCTCGATGAACTTCCGGCCCGTCACGAGCAGGGTGCCCGGCGACGGGGTCCAGGCGAAGGACGCGTCGGGCTGCTTCAGCGTGATCGTGACCTCGGCCGGCCCACTGGCCTCGATCTTGTCCACGTTGGCGTAGGCGTAGGCGAAGGCCGAGGTGGAGCCCTTCTTGGCATGGAGGTCGAGGCTGGCCACGACGTCGTCGGCGGCCAGCGGCGTCCCGTCCGCGAAGGTCACGCCACCGCGGATCGTGTAGACGTAGGTCTTCGGGTCCTTACGGCTCCACGACTCGGCGAGGGCCGGCTGGAGGCTGCCGTCCTGACCGACCCCGACGAGCGCCTCCTGACAGAGGAGGGCGACGACGTAGTTCATGATGCCCGCCTCCTTGCTCGCGTCCAGCGAGCTGATGGAGGAGGGCAGCGCGACCCTCAGGACGTCGCGGGGGCCCGCCGCCCCTCCGGACGGGCTCCCCTGACCCGCCGGGCCGGTCGAGCCGCAGGCCGTCACGAGGCCCGGGACCGCCGCCAGGCCCCCGACGATGGCGATGGACCTCAGGAGGGAGCGCCGGGTGAGGGCGACGTCGGGGAGATCGGCCACGGGGGACCCACTTTCATGCGGCCAGCCAGGTCACCTAGCTGCTGCGTCTACCATTACTATCCACTTGGCACAGGAGAGTATTCGCTAGGTAGCATTCCGGTCAAACCCACCTGTTGAATGGGGAATTCATGGCCTCCGTCACCGTCTACAGCGCCCCCTGGTGCGGTCACTGCCACCGGCTGAAGGAGGGGCTCACCCGGGCGGACATCCCCTTCACCGAGGTGGACGTCGACCGGACGCCGGGGGCGATCGAGCTCATCACCGAACTAGGCGGCGGCTCCTGGCTGATCCCGACCGTGGTGCTGCCCGACGGCTCGGCCCTGGTCAACCCCAGCGTACGGGAGATCCAGGGCCGCCTGTCCTGACCGGCCGGCGGGAGTACGGCCGGCCGTATCCCGCGCCTGCGTCCCCCGGCGCCGACCGGCAAGGGTACGGCCGCTGCCGGGAGCGGCTGGCGCGGGATACGGCCGGCGAAGGTCCGTCCGGCGCGGGGAGCGGCCGGTCAGCGCTCCGGCTCGCCCTTCGGGGCGCGCACCGGCGTCAGCGCGAGCACGGCGGCGGCCAGCGGGAAGCACGCGACCACGACGAGCACGCGGGACAGGCCCATCGACGGAGCCAGCGCGCCGGCCACGGCGGAGCCGACACCGCCCCCGACGAAGAAGGCGAGGTTGAGCAGCCCCATGCCCGCGCCGCGCAGCGGCAGCGGCAGCCTGGCCGACATCTCCCCAGTGAGCACCACCTGGGTGAGGGCGAAGGAGGCCAGGGCGAGCGAGGCGCCGGCGACCAGGGGCCACGCCCCGCCGTCCGCGACCCCGGCCACGGCCACGATGGCGCCCGTCACGGCGGCGGCGCCGGCCAGCAGCCGCCGACCGGCGCGGGCGCCGAGACCGCCCGCCACGCGGGACAGCACGGCGCCCACCACCGCGCCGGGCAGCAGCGCGGCGCCGACCGCGAGCACGCTCCAGCCGTGGGACCTGGCCAGGATCTGGGGCACCGCGTACATCATGGCGAACAGGCCGCCGTAGACGCCGACGCCGACGGCCGCCGCGGTCCAGAACCCGGAGTCGCCGGCCACCGGGCGCGGCACGAAACCGTCCGGCCTGCGCCGGACCCGCCATGCGAGGCCCGCCGAGGACAGCACCAGCACGGCCGTGAGCGCCGCCGCGACCGCGCCCGGCAGGCTCAGCGTCCGCGCCTGGATCAGCAGCAGCAGTGAGCTGACCGCGGTGGTGAGCAGGGCCGCGCCGGCCACGTCCACCTGCCTGCGCGATCCCGGCCTGGTGGCCAGGGCCAGGCAGAACGGCACGGCCAGGAGCGACAGCGCGGGCAGCACCAGGGTGATCCGCCAGGACAGCCAGGCCGTCACCACCCCGCCGACCAGCGTGGCGCCGGCCGCGAACAGCGCCATGACGCCCCCGTAGTTGGCCAGCACCCTGGCCCGGACGGCCGGATCGGTGGCGGCGAGCAGGGCCAAGGTGCCGGAGGTCATCGCCCCCGACCCGGCGGCGAGCACCAGTCGCCCGGCGATCAGCACGCCCAGGTCCGGGGCGACCAGACAGCAGACGGCGCCGGCCGCCAGGAGCAGCGAGCCCGCGGTGAGCGCGGCCCGCACCCCCCAGGAGTCGGCCAGCCGCCCGAAGACCGCGGTGCCGACGCCGAGCGCGAGGGCGTGCGCGGTGAGGACCCAGACCACCGCGGCGGGTCCGGCGCGCAGCGCGGTCGCGACACTGGGCAGCGCGACACCCGCCGCGGTGACGCCGAACACCGCGGGGCCGAACAGGGCGCCGAGCCGTACCGCGGTCGAGAACGGCCCGATCGCGGCCGGACCGGCGGCCACGGCGGGCGGCCGCCCGACGGCGGAGGTGGAAGACATCGACGGCGTCTCTTTCATCGAGTGACGGGGGTCCGTTCTCATCGGGTGACGGGGGTCCGTGCGGCCTGCCAGGCCGCGCTGCTCACGGGGTGGACGTCGTGGCGCGCCTGCACTGCCGGCAGGCCGTCACGGGGCTCCTGCCCACGGGCGACGAGCCCCAGATGCCGGAAGTAGCCGAACCGCTCGACACCGGGTGTCATGACCACCAGCACGTCGGCGGTCGAATCGGGGGCGGCGCCGAACGCGTGCGGCATCCCCGGCGGCACCACCACGAGGTCGCCCCCGGCCACCGTGACCAGCCGGTCGCCGAGGAGGAACTCCATGACCCCGTCGAGCACGTAGAA
Coding sequences:
- a CDS encoding ABC transporter permease, with the translated sequence MTRLPVSVAAAFAVLLAVAVAAVSAPWLVPDATGQDLMLGIAGPGPGHPLGTDDLGRDVLQLLVAGARTAVPGALCVAVGSMLIGNLVGLPAGYLGGWVDALAMRWADLMFSLPALLVAIVVAGVLGGGYGLAIAVLVVLFAPTDTRVVRGAVLEQRHRPYVEAARLKNLSAWRIMTRHVWPNIAPVALANAFLNFAYALVSLASLSFLGLGVPAGSPDWGRTLSDNRTQLLANPWAVIAPGLAIIATAAALNIVGDWLYERVDRRGRAR
- a CDS encoding glutaredoxin domain-containing protein, whose protein sequence is MASVTVYSAPWCGHCHRLKEGLTRADIPFTEVDVDRTPGAIELITELGGGSWLIPTVVLPDGSALVNPSVREIQGRLS
- a CDS encoding ABC transporter ATP-binding protein — protein: MGERESGAAGPSQAGGPAVRSGGRPRAAGSGSREGGQSGPGESGGRGGGRSGAGIAVEGLTVRQPATGRTLLSEVSFEVAPGESVAIVGESGSGKSLTVRAVLGLLPRGLEAAGKVRIAGERVDDDPRTRARQRGGVVSLLMQDPFTLLNPLRRAGRQIADGLPRGADAAAEVPRLLAEVGLPADVAGRYPFQLSGGMRQRVGLAAALAGGPRVLLADEPTTALDATTQREVLALVRRVQRERDMAFVLITHDLRLAFSTCDRVMVMYAGRIMEVGGAAAVREEQLHPYTRALLAAEPPADRRLAVIPAVAGSVPAHDAVRGRCAFADRCALVVAECRAGAPALRVVGHGPYASAVPGEAGPSAGLPAVPGEAGLSAVRDARLSACLRAAELPAPPAPEPGVAPPLPVTADPVLRVRDLRRTFAGARRPALAGVSLSVAPGEVVGVVGESGSGKTTLARCVAGLERPDSGTILLGGADCSDYGRMGRGAVRQARRTAQMIFQDPYSTLNPARTVGAALAEALRADGRPAAPGDVARLLESVGLGRDMAGMRPAGLSGGERQRVAIARAVAGEPRLLICDEPVSALDVSVQAQILGLLAELRERLSMAMLFITHDLAVVRQIADRLYVLEAGECVEAGPAGQVLDAPAHPYTRALLASVPDGSGGWLA
- a CDS encoding ABC transporter substrate-binding protein — encoded protein: MADLPDVALTRRSLLRSIAIVGGLAAVPGLVTACGSTGPAGQGSPSGGAAGPRDVLRVALPSSISSLDASKEAGIMNYVVALLCQEALVGVGQDGSLQPALAESWSRKDPKTYVYTIRGGVTFADGTPLAADDVVASLDLHAKKGSTSAFAYAYANVDKIEASGPAEVTITLKQPDASFAWTPSPGTLLVTGRKFIEATGQDIGTPTGKILGTGPYKVTEFAPDSHVTLERNDAWWGGKAPYRQIRLDFIPEESTRLLAMRGGSVDVALNVPAEQIDQWKAVPGVELKTASDRSLVTLAFNTAKKPWNDVHVRRAVAHAVDREGIVRSVLRGHGQVAATVPDPAQWGGVLGEAEVKSLYESIPQYGFDLAQARAELARSSVPGGFSDVLTYPGSGPQLGRAALTLAQNLKTIGITLEVKEVPLEQWIAELGKHASGIYLGWYFATTGDPSEYVQQLLNSAYAGENGSNIAEYDNPEVTGLLDRAKEAVEEAARGKLLGEALVKAAADVPYQPLWWGEAATAFGPGVGTGEFGPYFFVGPWAAKLSARS
- a CDS encoding ABC transporter permease, whose amino-acid sequence is MTGRSWGAFLLRRLAGTAVVVALLSVGVFGLLYLAPGSVQQTLLGTRPATPETIAAIQARYHLNDPLPVQYLSWLGGAVRGDLGTSIRTGTPVADTLGQRLPLTLALTGYGTLLAVLAGIPLGVVGALRRGRATDRLVVTAGVVGLSAPPFAVGLLLLVVFAAWLGWFPVYGTGEGFADQVLHLTLPAAALAGGAVGMLVRFSRAALIRELEQDYVVFARARGLGGAAVLGYALRNSLVPILTAAGLIVTGMLAGTVLVEVTFALPGLGSLLVDSVTFKDVPVVQALALLLTLLIAAVNLLVDVGYSAVDPRVRLGGRAS
- a CDS encoding S9 family peptidase, producing the protein MSEAQAPEVRAAETRVALLEAHAALADLRVPESVALDPAGGRVACVLPLAGAEPVAHVLDLAAGGVPVPVPEAPRRWHALTRWLPDGRLLLAAGEGPDLDHVEVRAGDDLAPAWRVRADGEIEDLVADDDGTVLVRTADPGSERDGSHLGLRVHDPSDPYVRTPGGRLRRLAWAEVGDPCLRPIPLKGVTVWEADWRGGVALAVTSDDETPAGYYRPRLDLIDPETGGTRTLLRTSWQLSRPRLAPGGRAAVVVEGLSIVSGRIIHIDLATGETTRLAAVDDVTDLGWLDGHTLWFTGWSGTGTHGGTLTADGRTLTRWTAWGTLGGRDGQPSLSVDRAGTLAAAVWETAERPPEIAVAEVTGGGWRRVTALNDALAGLAVHQEEVAWTGPDGLAVHGLLLTRRRPETYGQAAPARSGPDGSTGPDHPDHPDHPYHRDRPDRSGPDGPDGRGARRAPSPLVVIAHGGPTWLWSSAFAPAESGQLALPLVHAGAAVLLPNPRGSSGRGQDYARRVIGHVGEQDLDDVLAGVDHLVAAGVADPGRMAVLGLSYGGYLSAWAVTRTGRFRAAVVMSGVADWLSFATASNLAGGYDPLYHRGADVATSEGREFLAARSPVCHAAKVTTPTLILHGAEDRTTPVGQAEQLYRAWSAAGVRTELVVYPREGHELTEPEHRRDAAERVVAWLAGNGVL
- a CDS encoding cupin domain-containing protein; the protein is MSSNDADTGRAVIVRAESAEVVELAAGSAFRLLVDASDTGGALGVNRLTLGVGADGAAPHHHALSSEAFYVLDGVMEFLLGDRLVTVAGGDLVVVPPGMPHAFGAAPDSTADVLVVMTPGVERFGYFRHLGLVARGQEPRDGLPAVQARHDVHPVSSAAWQAARTPVTR
- a CDS encoding helix-turn-helix domain-containing protein, with the protein product MRSEDGITVGMAPPPSEAAGVRGAIAANLRRTRLARGLSVRELAELTGVSKALISQVERGVANPTVEVLSRLATSLELTFGELTRIHLVGPEVIRRSESVPLPVGDTAVRTLFAAPDRRRFELAEGDIPARTRSAKSSHGRGSVEHAYVVEGEVTVETEEWSVTLTAGDALRFASESDHVYTTGAAPCRILTLISFSED
- a CDS encoding MFS transporter; amino-acid sequence: MSSTSAVGRPPAVAAGPAAIGPFSTAVRLGALFGPAVFGVTAAGVALPSVATALRAGPAAVVWVLTAHALALGVGTAVFGRLADSWGVRAALTAGSLLLAAGAVCCLVAPDLGVLIAGRLVLAAGSGAMTSGTLALLAATDPAVRARVLANYGGVMALFAAGATLVGGVVTAWLSWRITLVLPALSLLAVPFCLALATRPGSRRQVDVAGAALLTTAVSSLLLLIQARTLSLPGAVAAALTAVLVLSSAGLAWRVRRRPDGFVPRPVAGDSGFWTAAAVGVGVYGGLFAMMYAVPQILARSHGWSVLAVGAALLPGAVVGAVLSRVAGGLGARAGRRLLAGAAAVTGAIVAVAGVADGGAWPLVAGASLALASFALTQVVLTGEMSARLPLPLRGAGMGLLNLAFFVGGGVGSAVAGALAPSMGLSRVLVVVACFPLAAAVLALTPVRAPKGEPER